The stretch of DNA gatcCCAAAAACATTTTTCAAGTGAAGGAGGGTTTGATTTCACCACATCCTTGAACTTCTTCTCATCGTCTTCTGTCCACAATCGCCTAACATCTTCGCCTGTCTTGTGTAAATTCCACAGATAAAAAGCCACACCCAATTCCAACTTAACTTTAGCCCTTTTCTGAGCAATGTGGAACCGGACACACTCAACAGAACCTTGTACTTCACAGCCACATGAATCTTTCCTTCCTGCTCCAATAGGATCTCTTTCTATGACTTTGGACTTTATCTCTGCTGATGGCCATATTTGGCTTCCCAACCACTTGGAATCACTTTCAATTGCCACACCAGTCCATTCAGGCACTTCAGCTTGATGGGATGGCCCAACAGGAATGGGCACCATGCTACATTGGTCAAGTAACAGTTTCTCCACTTCTGAATGAGGACTTGGGTTTCTCTCGGAACCTCCCTGTATTCCTCCCATATTTGAAGAGACACCACAAGTTAAATTCTTGTCAGATTTCAACCTCTCTCTAAGGTTGTAGTTTGCCCCAACCTGATCATCATACATGCAAGGATGCATCTTCTGActctaccaaaaaaaaaaaggaataatattttggttttagcatatgttcaattttttatttaatggaAACAAGTAGGCAACAATTTGACAAATATCCAAGGAATCTCGAGAACCAGCTTATAAAAAAGCATTTGACATCTACAAAGTAAGCAATCACTTCTCCTAAGAACTTCTCTATAGATGGTAACTTAATGAATTGTGGGATccattaaaaattaatctacAGTTTGGTAATTTCCCTGcaaaaaaattgttcaaaatcTGTATACAGTATTTGTTCTTTCAACAAGATAGGCTATTAAAGTTAAGCAAATGTCTGCCTAGATATAATCCCGTTAATATAATTATAGAGGATTTGAGAGTATATTGAAGTCAAGCACACCATTGAAGCAAGCATACAGTACAAAAAGAGACGGTCGGAAATATATTTGTATAAGAggaaagtatcgtttttgtccccaacatttGGGGTAAGTCCCAAAATTGTCCCtgacgtttaaatcgtcctatttaagtccctaacatttcaaaattGGCTCAATGTTGTCCTATCGTTAGGGATCTATAAACAGGATTGAcagcgggacaaaattgagacgattttgaaatattaggaacttaaataggacgaaaacgttggagacaaaaacgatacatataaataaattttaattttatccttcaataatatcaattttttacagTACATAGttattcagtttttttttttaatcacatctaagtaaattacacttaatcacattactttcattctaaataaatttatttttttataattttattcttaaagatttttactcattatgaaatatttgtagtatgactagtacataaattttttttctttttcgcaaGTTTATGTATTAGTCATTCTACAAACATTTCATGATgagtaaaaatctttaagagtaacattataaaaaaataaatttatttagaatgaaagtaatgtaAATAAgggtaatttacttagatgtaattaaaaaataattgaataactatataccgtaaaaaattgatatttttgaaagataatttctatgtattgtttttgtctccaacgttttcgtcctatttaagtccttaacgtttcaaaatcgtctcaattttgtcccgccatCAATTTTGTTAACAGATCCCTAACGGGCTAACGGCAAAATAACATTGAgccaattttgaaacgttagagacttaaataggacgatttaaacgttagggacaactttggaacttaccccaaacgttaggAACAACTTTGgaacttaccccaaacgttaggaataaaaacgatactttactctttgtATAATATAATCTAAACACAGCATCTGTGATTCCATttataaatagaataattacAAATGCCTAATGATTGATAAGACCAATATCAGAAGAAAATTCATAACAATTTGAAAAGATACCGGAGATTTAAATTGCTTAGAGATATCTAATCAATTAGATATTCAGGGTAAAAAAGCAAtatcatgttaggattttctacaTTTTATTGTCCTAGCACAAAACATCACTAATGATCTGCATAACAAACGAACAGTCCATAGTTATATAATATATTCACGATTACCTGCCAACTGACGTGATCACTGCTAAAATAGGTGGCTTGCCGAAACAGCAAAACCTGCTTCCAGATCTCCTCACTACCATAAGACTTCCACTTTGACTTTTCAGGCATTGAACCAACTGCAGGATCACAAGGATTCTTAGCAATACCAGTAAGCCAGCTTAGCATTTCAGACATAGactctctcttcctctttctaccAAAGCTCTCTTTATTAACAGTGGATGGATCCAATACCATCACATCATCATCGTCGTCATCGTCGTCATCATGACCATCATTTTTATCACAACTATCACCTTCTTCCGACAATGTAGGCATTATGTTTGCTTCATCAGATATGTCCACTGTTGATGTCTTAATTTCATTCAAATGGTTCTGTATATCACTTGAattatttgaaaagttattgCTGCAAAAGCTTCCAATACTAGGCCCATTTATCTTATGGTCCAGTGCATTCAAATCAACAATTTTCTTTGCACCGCTGAGCTCAGGATTCAATCCCCTAACCCTATTAGTTCCACACAACTTCCTTCCATCTGCGAAATCACATACTGTCTTAATTTTATCCCCTGCACCTTCCTCGCTATAAACATCTAACAAGAAATCAGCCTGCACCTCCATCAACTTCTTACCAAAACTAACCCTATCATCCATTAAACCACACTCAGGGAACTTACTATCAGCAACATTCTTCAGCCATGTCTCTAGTGTACTCAAGTGCTTACTATAAACAAGTTCAATAGATGAACCAACATTTAAACCTAAACCATATTCTTCCGCAACCAAATCCCACAGCATATTCTTACAAACAGCATCATAGCCACCTTTCTCCTTCACCACCATGAATAGCTTATACAAATCCAAAGGCTCACCACTACACATCATATTTCTAGAACTAGAACTAAACTCCTTTCTAAACAATATTGAAAAGGAAACAACAACCAACACAAATGTTAACTTCACCTTCAACCTCTTCTAAGGGCTTTTAGTAAAATTCAGAAGAAACTCCATCATCGAACATCAACCACCCTGCCACGTATAACAGATTCAAATCCATAAACCCAAAAGTATCATTCTAAAGTTGTTTCAATTCTattccaacaacaacaacaaaagcgcACATGCACaaacgaaaaaaaaacaaacgcacaaaaaaaatttcgaaagcAAACTTCGAATTGAAGCATTCGGAGTGAGAATTGAGAAGTAAAGGTACCGATTGAGAAACATAGGGTGGTTGAGttaaagagagagaaagcgCTATGTGTGGCTTCTTTCTCTCTGTACATATCGAAGAGAGATAGAAATTTGGGCGTCCCGCGctttgtttctctctctaaaacaaATAAGAAAGCAGAAATTGCAGATGGCATCAATGGGAAAACGAAGACGAGAGAAAGTGAGGGGTCGAATTTCAAGTTTTGAACAGATTCAGACCcctcttcttcaattttttttttatttttttttggaagtATTAGGTGTTTTccaaaaatcagaaaataaacAACCTTTGCACAATTTGCAGGAaagtatattaataataaaagaagggttttgtattatttaaaaaaaatccagaTTTTCATTTGAAGCAAGTatgattcaattttttttattgggagtaaaaagagattaaaaatacaaataaaaaaagtagaTTGGAAGGGGAGAGAAGACATACCTCTGATATGAAGTTTATATAGAGAGAATAAGAGAAAATGGCTTCTTATGATGATTTGTAAATTGTAACCCTATTGTGGCCCTAAATTGACCTATTTGGCTTTTGTACCAAATTTCTCCTAGGTTTTGAAATGGTTTTGTATTATCAACCCCCAAAACTCTTATAATTtccttcttttgtttctttttttttttcttggtgacttcttttgtttcttgtttaagatgagaagaagagaagggagagtttaatatattttatattttatattaaaacaaAAGTTGAATGAccctatttttttatattgaggGTGGATGAGATAATTGATAAGGATGCTATGAATTCCCCCTCTCCTCcctatttctctctctttctataataataaaaatattattattaagtttaaattgtattgaattaaattgaaagatACATTAACTATAGTTAACATTTAACTATAGTTATTATGGTTGAGTTAGATTTTTGGATAGGTGAATGGTAGAAGGTGATTAGCTGGCATTTTTTAcaagaaagtgaaaaaaaagacCTTGTGAGAAAGAAtaaatgaattattattttttgtttcgaTTCTGTTAGAGAACTAACTAGGATGTAATTAatttagatttaattaattaattaaaaaataaatctattataaaaaaataaatttttattattttaattttttaaattttaaaattaaaaattattttttaattagttaccTCCAAATTAACTACATCTTAATTGATCCTTTTTTTTGTAGTCTATAATTGATTTTTgcaatttatgaaaaaaaatttgttatttttgggtttttttaatttgtcaaaaaaatttagtttttgcaatctgtaaaaaaatttattattattttgagaaaaattattaacaacTTCCAACAATTATCTCAAAAGATAACAAGgcattcaataaaaaaatattttttttggtccTTGGTTTTTTTTGTGAGACTGGTTAACCtctttctcaatattttttattgttaacaCAAAACTAACAAGtttcacaaaattaaatatcaagaatcgaaaaagacatttttttttgtttagaaaCCTTGTAGTCccttcaaaaaaatatattttattttattttaatgtgttatatcaaattaattttattttaaattaaaaattaattttaatacacgTTCAGTGTAAAACCATTTTGCACGTGTATCTAATCACATAACGTAATATTAGtaaaaatcattattttttatattcacattGAAAGTATGAATGGTATGttggaataaataattttattaacctCGATTATCGATATTGAATCACCAAAATATCACATAATGCGAAAGCGTACCTTTACTCATAAGAGTCAGAAATTGATAGAATGATTTGAATCTTGTGGTTCTTTCGATCTTACTCAACCAAAATTTTCTGTATTCTTAGGCGGTTGAATTACAACTTCTCTGATGGGAAAAGACTTGCAAAGGCGACTTTGGTATCTTTGGGGACCGAAACCCTGAAggcactatttatatttgagcatgtcatgcattaaaccctaaaaccaaaataaaatagtatctaaaatccaaaagataatatatctaaaatccaaaagataattatctaaagaacaaaagataatatccaattttattctcatttaattcaaaatcaaaagtaataatgacttattcaatttagcatttaaaataataaatgagatcaccattatataagtcatttaatttgaaatagcataatttgttattataattaatatatgtattgcccataaacaaattaggaaattaaaataatttcctaATATGGTAACGATTCTGATTGCACTACTATGCAAAACGTTTTACATTATCAGTGTAtcgaaattaaattatttaaattattagataaaatatattttttatccttaaaattttttaaaaattttaaaaatatttctaaattttattttgttttaattttattccaaaaatattttatttgcatcaaacaTACTCTTAATagctaaacttttaaaaaatttaggatcaatccaacaataatgcaTGATAACTGTTCCAGGAGTTACCTGAAACGTCGGGTCGAGTCTGAACATGAGGTCTAGGTCCCTTTGAATGGCAGCGTCCGACTTGATGATGCCGAGGTGCCACCTGTCCGAGTTTCTTGTAAGGAGGTGGGGGtagtacctgcaagagactccgatgttTAAATTAGTAAgggctttaggcaggtttttagtagattagaacGTGAGTTATACCTAGGAGGCGccaatgtatttatagtagagtagGATGACTTCTTTGGTAGCAGTAGTttcatcttatcttatcttatcttatcttatatcttggGAGTTTGTTGGAATCTATCCCTCTAGTCACTGCTTTCTAGAAGCGGTGACCTCACCTTGTTGGGTATGTGGGGTTTTTGACTCCTTAGTCGGTATCCGACCTCTTCCAAGAGTTCGGGTAAGGGATGGAAGACCCTCCTCTAAGGTCGGCCCTTTGTTCTTGTTGGACCCGACCTCATTCTTGGGttagggtatgaacaataattatctctaatttatttgtgttgatgttgtttttataaaattgttgttgaaatggtcctaaatttgttttaatcatcaagatatatttgatacaaatcgaaaatttttgagacaaaattaaaataaaataaaatttaaaatatttttaaaattttaacaaattttaacgaaaaagtatattttatcctaaattattttatatatataagtgccctttattattttcaagttttattgaatgcttgaaaaaaaagatttatttcATGATTTATGATTGATCAAACTTCAAGGCTACAAAATACCAAATTGATTGGAAATAATATCTTGGagctaataaaattataagccACATTGAtggacaaaaaaattatatttaatttatatttttcttaggatttttaaattccatttttcactaatttatttagtttgtatacattctattttattgtatagatattattgaataattatttgatatatatttaaCGTTTCTTGTAGAAAAATTCCAAATATAGCTAGATAGATATGAGTAGATTTAAAAACTAAaccgatataatttaaaatagattgcgattttaaatctaattttgaaaattgaagaaaaataaatgaaaataaaaactaataaatgaAGGATTTAAATAAGTGAAAGAAGAAGAGGtcaaatgtcttttttttaactaagttGGGTTGGTTTAATGGTTAGCTCATTAGTCTGCCTAAATAAGTGTTGGGGGGTTCGAATTGAAGCAACTCACTGGTCagcggcaaacccttaaatggagttcaGTACCGCGGCTCATTAGTCAGCGACAAATCTTTAAATAGAACTCAGTACTGCGGCGAATTAGTCCTTGACTTGTCGAATTGGAAAATACCATTAAAAACTAAAGAAGATGTCAAAGGAAGATTGGAAGTTGAATATAGTTAGATACGTCTTCTTTGTATTcgttacaaatttaaaaataaatttaaataaatatttttaaataaaattaatttaattaataaataacaatattttttaattttttatgtactcttttAAGTATTAATtgagataaaaatttgtatgtaCTCTTTTGAgtattaattgaattaaaaaaattcaaatggataacgttgtataaaattaaattgtattgAAACAGGTTTTAAGATATTAGTAactatacaataaaaaattggattaatttaaaaatttataataatacacATATTATGTTTGAGATAATTATtaacttatctcgtttacaaagAGGATAGGTTTATAATTATCTCGCTTGAGTGCAAATGAGATAAATAATATCactttaaattaataaatatttttttaaattttatatattgataaataaaatatttaatttatttatataaaaaattaaccttAGATGGTACAATtagaacataataataaaatatgaattaaaaatagTTCTAGCATATAAGTACTTACAATGATCGAACGGGGATTAGTCGTCACCTCAAAGCGGCAAACAACCCGCTTACTTTATAGCCGCATTGGAGAACATGACTGTTGTTATGCAAGTTActgttgagattttggaataGAATGCTTGAAAAGAAAACAGAAGTAGAACTAATGGACCTAATAGAGGACTGATGACGTTGGCTATTTTTCTGAAGGTAAATCCACCAATTTTTAGAGGTACCACACACCCTATTGAGACATATAACTGGTTTCAGGCCATAAAAAAGCGTTGCAATCTCAACATGTTCCAAAGGATCAATACGTGGAGTTTGCCACATATCAATTAGTGAGAGAAGTTCAGTTCTAGTGGCAAAGAGCTCGTCGTTTACTGTAGCAAGGCGATGCTATGATATCTTGGGATGCTTTTCGAGTTAAATTTTACAAGAAGTATTTTCCAAACTCGGTTAGGGCCGTGAAAGAGTTAGAGCTACTGCAACTGAAGGAAAGCTCAATGACGGTGGTAGAATACACTAGCAAGTTTGAAGAGTTTTGTCAGTTTTCGAGGGTTTGTCAAGTTGCTCCAGAGGATTATGAGGAGTGAAAGTGTATAAAGTATAAGGATGGACTTCGAAGTAATATTCTGAGTGCTGTGGGGCCTATGGAGGTCTGAATTTTCTTTGAATTGGTGAACAAGAGACAAGTGGTGGAAGAATGGTCGAGGAAGACTGTTTTGGCTAAGAGTGACAGCCAAGAATCCTACAGAATGAGGCAAGGTAGGAGCTTTACACCAAGAAGCCAGAATTTCAAAAGGAACAGTTACATCCCTCCACATCCTCAGGGCAGAACAATTACCGAAGGAATGACAACCACCGCAAAAATGGAAAGAGAAAGTAGGCGAGGACATATTCAAATGAGTTAAGGTGTTTCAAGTGCGGGTTACCAGGGCATAAGACTATAGATTGTCCCCGTATGAGGGCTCAAGATGCCAATCAAGCTCAATAACAGGACTGAATTGATGCTGCTAGATCTGACTCTTGGATTCAAGGTATTGCTGAATTGATGAAATAACTGATTTTTAGTGGATGTTGAGGATTTTGAAATATTTGGTATGATATATTGATTGGGTTTGAGGGACCCTTTAATGATGATTAGGTCTGATTTTAGTTAATATCAAACGTTCTCTCTGAAGGTCTTAATTATATGATTTTCTTGAGGGTCGTGAATTCGATTGAGGTTCTAGTTACAACATAATCATGGAGGTCGAGAATTTTGATGGGACTTTAAGTTAAAATTAAGAATGCATTAATGCCCTAAAGTGTGGTTTTAGTCTTAGGATATACCTACATTTTTCACCTTTTCTCGATAGATAGAATTTGCGATAGAACTAGTGCTAAGAGCAAGACTATTTTCAATGGCACCACATGAAATATCAACGTTAGGGCTGGTAGAACTTAGGATTTAGTTGGAGTAACTAATGGAAAAGAAATTTGTTCGATCAAGTATTTTTCCGTGCAGAGCACCAATTTTTGTCAGTAAAGAAGAAAGACGATAGCATGAGGCTtcatgagagagaaagagagatagagagagagagagagagagaagagagagagagagagctaaTGAATCTTTGTAACTTAATTTACCTTTGAGTAAAAGACAAATAGGTTCCTGACCTTTTTTTGCGGACATTTTCGTCCCTGACCattcaaaaatacttttaagtccCTGACATTCGAAAAAACTGGACGAATCAGCCCTTCCGTCCAAATACCTCTGTCAGACCCAACGGAAAATGcttgtcacacgtacgcgtgggtcacgcgtatgcgtcgccatGAATTCTTTACTTGACCATAAATTCTCCGCTTTGTATGctttttttccatttctttcaagCGATTCTTGCCTTCAAAActttaaatactaataaaatactgataaaatacataaaaaataattagaaatatcataaaaaattaaatataatatacataaaaaagcaaaacactaaaaaaaatataaaaaatattaatcatataaataaaataaatacaataaaaaataaaaatatgaaaagagtactatatattttaaaatatcaaacaaaaagaaaatgttctataatttttttagtaccgttagtactctttaatttagtatcattttggactataaatttttattacttatcattagtatataataaaaatgaaaataaagtatAGTGAGAAGTAcaataaaaacaacaaaaaaagcaaaaaaaatttatataaacataatatataataattacaaccaacaacatatatcatatgaacaaataaattataataagtaaataaaatttatatgaataaaaccAAATAAATGAAGGGTAGAGTTGGTAGAAAATGAATGAATTTCTCATTTAATTTCTCAACTGTAATAAACCTTTCCCAACGTAAACGCAAAAGTTAGAATTTTTTGCTTCACATGAACGTACGTTCAGAGGTGAAAGCAATTCTGGGTTTAGAGTTTTACAAAGTTGTCAAACATAAAAATGGAACGTTCAAGACACTCAAACGGACTTCTCTCTTTCCCAACGTGAATCCCAAACACACCCCTAAAtggctaaatttaatttacttttctgccattcgatgccttgatatgtttgtttgagtgatttaaagttttaaaggCAAGAATGActtgaaagaaatggaaaaaaagcatgcaaagtggagaattcatggccaaatggagaattcatggtgatgcgtacgcgtaatccacgcgtacgcgtgagaggGAAGTCTGTCAGGCGACGggtacgcgtcacccacgcatacgcgtgacaagcaTTTTTCGTTGGATCTGACGGAGGTATTTGGATGGAGGGACTGATCCGTCTAGTTTTTTCGAATGTCAGggacttaaaagtatttttgaatGGTCAGGGACGAAAATGTCAGCGAAAAAAAGGTtagggacctatttgtcttttactctttatcttttgttttgtaACTTGCATTGAAGTTTTTTTGTCTCAGATTCTTTCTTGAAAAATGATTTGATCATCTTCCCAATCATATTATTTACTCGCATATATCCATGCACGAATCTTGTACCTTTCAAGCTGAGCCTGAACTTGTCTAATATAATGAAGCGATCCTTAAATCCTCGGGgacttgtatttttttaaaatcagttGAGACTTATTTGATATGCTTTGTTCTCTCTCTATCTAGGATTCTTGATTTAGATTCCTTTCTTGATATGCACTTTAATTCTCTTCCTGGGACATTTCGTTGTTTTTCTATGACTTTGCTTGATCGCAATACAAGATCTCCTCTTGATTTTTTGCAACTACCGTACGTGTTGTTCGTTCTCTTTTGAGCTTAGTATCCCTTCAAAATGAACTCGAGCTTATTTCGGTGTCATGTGCGATTCCTAGATGTGACCATCGAGACGTTAGTTCCTTAGAACACGACTTGTGGATGCGGAAGATGAAACTTGTAAGTATGCGACATCACGATGAGTTGTGAAGCTTTGATTTTTGCAAATTGCATTGCCTATGACTAAGTCAACTCGCAAGGATGCACCTTTTTGTATGGATGTCTGACTGTGAGAAGAGTTTCCAAATTCTGAAGGAGGGATTAAGCACAGCGCCAGTGCTTGTGTTGCCTGAACCTCATGAACCATTTGAGGTTTAATGTGACTCTTCGTGAAGGGTCTAAGGTGTGTTCTGATGCATCATCGGAATGTTGTGGCTTATGCCTCACAACAGTTAAGGCCGCATGAAGTGAACTATCCGACTTGCACCTAAAGCTTGCTGCAGTTGTGTTTGCGCTGAATATGCGTCAAACGGGGTGGATGGAGATGTTGAAAGACTAtaactttgaattgaattatcaCTCGGGGAAAGCTATTATGGTGGTGGATGTGTTAAGCAGAAAATCTCTGAGCATTGCTTGGATGGTGATTAAAGACGAAGAGTTGTTGAGTCAGTTTGCGGATCTTAACTTGGGTGTTAAAGAGGTGACTGGGAGTGTATGCTTGAACCAGCCGTATATCTCTAGCAACTTCAAGACCGGGATTCAGGAAGCTCAGCAAGATAACTAGGAGCTACAGAAGATGGTGCAAGTGATTGAGCAGAGAAAATAAGGAGAGGTTATCCAAGATAGAGaagaaatttggaggtacaagA from Arachis duranensis cultivar V14167 chromosome 4, aradu.V14167.gnm2.J7QH, whole genome shotgun sequence encodes:
- the LOC107485899 gene encoding AT-rich interactive domain-containing protein 1 isoform X1, giving the protein MMCSGEPLDLYKLFMVVKEKGGYDAVCKNMLWDLVAEEYGLGLNVGSSIELVYSKHLSTLETWLKNVADSKFPECGLMDDRVSFGKKLMEVQADFLLDVYSEEGAGDKIKTVCDFADGRKLCGTNRVRGLNPELSGAKKIVDLNALDHKINGPSIGSFCSNNFSNNSSDIQNHLNEIKTSTVDISDEANIMPTLSEEGDSCDKNDGHDDDDDDDDDVMVLDPSTVNKESFGRKRKRESMSEMLSWLTGIAKNPCDPAVGSMPEKSKWKSYGSEEIWKQVLLFRQATYFSSDHVSWQSQKMHPCMYDDQVGANYNLRERLKSDKNLTCGVSSNMGGIQGGSERNPSPHSEVEKLLLDQCSMVPIPVGPSHQAEVPEWTGVAIESDSKWLGSQIWPSAEIKSKVIERDPIGAGRKDSCGCEVQGSVECVRFHIAQKRAKVKLELGVAFYLWNLHKTGEDVRRLWTEDDEKKFKDVVKSNPPSLEKCFWDQIFKSFPTKSREDLVSYYFNVFILQRRGYQNRNTPDDIDSDDDESEYGPLKNAFGHQTHRSRNITLLSPKKPKKTEHSK
- the LOC107485899 gene encoding AT-rich interactive domain-containing protein 1 isoform X2 gives rise to the protein MMCSGEPLDLYKLFMVVKEKGGYDAVCKNMLWDLVAEEYGLGLNVGSSIELVYSKHLSTLETWLKNVADSKFPECGLMDDRVSFGKKLMEVQADFLLDVYSEEGAGDKIKTVCDFADGRKLCGTNRVRGLNPELSGAKKIVDLNALDHKINGPSIGSFCSNNFSNNSSDIQNHLNEIKTSTVDISDEANIMPTLSEEGDSCDKNDGHDDDDDDDDDVMVLDPSTVNKESFGRKRKRESMSEMLSWLTGIAKNPCDPAVGSMPEKSKWKSYGSEEIWKQVLLFRQATYFSSDHVSWQKMHPCMYDDQVGANYNLRERLKSDKNLTCGVSSNMGGIQGGSERNPSPHSEVEKLLLDQCSMVPIPVGPSHQAEVPEWTGVAIESDSKWLGSQIWPSAEIKSKVIERDPIGAGRKDSCGCEVQGSVECVRFHIAQKRAKVKLELGVAFYLWNLHKTGEDVRRLWTEDDEKKFKDVVKSNPPSLEKCFWDQIFKSFPTKSREDLVSYYFNVFILQRRGYQNRNTPDDIDSDDDESEYGPLKNAFGHQTHRSRNITLLSPKKPKKTEHSK